A stretch of Vigna angularis cultivar LongXiaoDou No.4 chromosome 4, ASM1680809v1, whole genome shotgun sequence DNA encodes these proteins:
- the LOC108331038 gene encoding wall-associated receptor kinase 3, protein MSVNSNQLLLVVLLIAAVAAAKTIPMSKPNCPSKCGNVTIPFPFGLTNPCSLNTSFLITCDKSLPFLKTTTEMRLFNTTDEKVQVQVLDISLDGQLHVSLPVATSCVDNKNVESDNDYSFFIRLYTPFHLSSKQNKLTVLGAYTAGIVADDYLRSQTTYAPTYCVSFYSSDLYNKTHDESCSGTFCCETPIQHRLSEFYYACAANIFDYNSTRREFLSYPCGYTFLAKEGAYNFSMRDFINFNRSNTFPVVVDWAVGNTCLDAQKNASSYACKSKHSECHNAEVGPGYHCKCSTGFRGNPYLSDGCQDVDECVEESHDCLKGRSTCINSPEGSYSCSCLKGYEGGGKNNGSGCVIRSNRKIIIALSVTGSILALVGGTLYVYCALKKSKLNRLKEHFFQLNGGLLLQQQLNRYSGSNELTKIFNVKELKEATNNFNEEMVLGEGGEGTVYKGILPDNRIVAIKKSRISNPNQIEHFINEVILLCQINHRNVVKLLGCCLETEVPLLVYEFVPNGTVYEHLHDQSKSLRLTWKRRLQIAIETAGALAYLHSATHAPIVHRDVKTSNILLDHNLTAKVSDFGASKIIPLDRTQLTTLVLGTLGYLDPEYFHSSQLTKKSDVYSFGVVLAELLTGEKALSFERPEPHRNLAIHFHSSMNEGQLLDIVDGRIINEANVEQLMDVANIASHCLRLKGEERPTMREVAMKLEGINIVEKRQWEKVNLSSEETETLLKATPSSSFSVDGVNRRSMHSSSDILNRLSSSLTSGR, encoded by the exons ATGAGTGTGAATTCAAATCAGCTGCTACTTGTTGTGCTCCTGATTGCAGCGGTAGCAGCAGCTAAAACTATACCTATGTCAAAGCCAAACTGCCCATCAAAGTGTGGCAACGTTACCATTCCCTTTCCCTTTGGCCTCACAAACCCCTGTTCTCTCAACACCTCATTTCTCATCACTTGCGACAAAAGCCTTCCATTCTTGAAGACTACTACAGAAATGCGGCTCTTCAATACTACCGATGAAAAGGTGCAGGTGCAGGTGCTGGACATCTCACTCGACGGCCAACTTCACGTTTCATTGCCAGTTGCCACAAGTTGTGTCGATAACAAGAATGTTGAATCAGACAATGATTATTCCTTTTTCATCAGGTTATACACACCTTTTCACCTATCATCCAAGCAAAACAAGTTAACTGTATTGGGCGCTTACACGGCAGGAATAGTAGCTGATGACTATTTAAGATCCCAGACAACATACGCTCCCACTTATTGCGTGTCCTTCTACAGCAGCGACCTTTACAACAAGACACATGACGAGTCATGCTCCGGCACTTTCTGTTGCGAGACTCCAATTCAACATAGGCTATCGGAATTCTACTATGCTTGTGCTGCAAATATCTTCGACTATAACTCAACCAGAAGGGAATTTCTGTCCTACCCATGTGGTTATACATTTCTGGCTAAGGAGGGAGCCTACAATTTCTCCATGAGAGATTTCATCAATTTTAACAGAAGCAACACGTTTCCTGTGGTTGTGGATTGGGCCGTGGGGAACACGTGCCTAGATGCTCAGAAGAATGCTTCAAGCTATGCGTGTAAATCAAAGCACAGTGAATGTCACAATGCAGAGGTGGGACCTGGTTACCATTGTAAATGCTCCACTGGTTTTCGGGGAAATCCTTACCTATCTGATGGTTGTCAAG ATGTTGATGAATGTGTTGAGGAATCCCATGACTGTTTAAAGGGGAGATCAACATGCATTAACAGTCCAGAAGGGAGCTACAGTTGTTCTTGTCTAAAGGGATACGAAGGAGGTGGGAAAAATAATGGAAGCGGATGTGTTATCAGGAGTAACCGCAAAATCATAATTGCTTTAA GTGTGACTGGAAGTATATTGGCACTTGTTGGGGGAACCTTATACGTGTACTGTGCATTAAAGAAAAGCAAACTCAACAGACTTAaagaacatttttttcaactaaaCGGTGGTCTGCTATTACAACAACAGTTAAACAGGTACAGTGGATCAAATgaattgacaaaaatatttaatgtgaaAGAACTAAAAGAGGCCACCAACAATTTCAATGAAGAGATGGTCTTAGGTGAAGGTGGGGAGGGAACAGTTTACAAAGGAATATTACCTGACAATAGAATTGTAGCAATAAAAAAGTCGAGAATTAGTAATCCAAACCAAATTGAGCATTTCATCAATGAGGTGATTCTTCTTTGTCAAATCAACCATAGAAATGTGGTGAAACTCTTGGGATGTTGTTTAGAGACAGAGGTTCCCTTACTTGTTTATGAATTTGTTCCCAATGGAACTGTCTATGAGCATCTCCACGATCAAAGCAAATCTTTAAGACTTACATGGAAAAGAAGATTACAAATAGCAATTGAAACTGCTGGGGCCTTGGCGTACTTGCATTCTGCTACCCATGCACCAATCGTACATAGAGATGTGAAAACTTCAAACATACTACTTGATCACAATCTCACTGCAAAGGTTTCTGATTTTGGAGCTTCAAAGATTATTCCTCTTGATCGAACTCAGTTAACCACTTTGGTGTTGGGGACACTAGGGTATCTTGACCCAGAATACTTCCACTCAAGCCAGTTAACAAAGAAAAGTGATGTCTATAGTTTTGGAGTTGTCCTAGCCGAACTACTAACAGGAGAGAAGGCACTCTCTTTTGAAAGGCCAGAGCCTCACAGAAACCTAGCGATTCACTTCCATTCTTCAATGAATGAGGGTCAATTACTTGATATTGTCGATGGCCGCATAATAAACGAGGCAAATGTTGAGCAACTAATGGATGTTGCAAATATTGCAAGCCATTGTTTGAGGTTGAAGGGGGAGGAAAGGCCCACCATGAGAGAAGTGGCAATGAAACTTGAAGGAATCAACATTGTGGAGAAGCGCCAATGGGAAAAAGTCAACTTATCATCAGAGGAGACTGAAACTCTTCTCAAAGCAACACCATCATCTTCTTTTAGTGTTGATGGTGTTAACAGAAGAAGCATGCATTCTAGCTCTGATATTTTAAACCGATTGTCCTCCTCCTTAACTAGTGGAAGATGA